One region of Primulina tabacum isolate GXHZ01 chromosome 17, ASM2559414v2, whole genome shotgun sequence genomic DNA includes:
- the LOC142531195 gene encoding uncharacterized protein LOC142531195, with the protein MKRTTYYEAVAQVLDQWPIKKSLTYSDVDITHPFLTLSRQQVEAHIVVYMTPQQEEHLRAEGQVNFNAQDDDTGEMYVMKLKWRGSYYNLIGKWGKVVRGKGLEVGQEIKLGWFNGCLHFSVPQQQIVTAPPIRAVTAHMMQDHWPIKKVLTPSDVDPNHPFLPLPRKSVEDHILVHWTPEERDSLRKVEQVSITARDYDTGDAHDMKLKWRGNYYNLIGKWANIIRHKGLGVGQEVRIRWMNNCLYFSVPEERYVPASSGHNIWPVKKALTLSDVDTNHPFLTLPGKAVEDHILFYWTPQAREQLRNEHQVGINARDDDTGDLYVMKLKWRGSYYNLIGKWGKIIREKGLQVGREIRVRWDNGCLIFSVPQ; encoded by the coding sequence ATGAAGAGAACGACATATTACGAAGCTGTAGCTCAGGTGCTGGATCAATGGCCTATCAAGAAATCACTCACGTACTCTGATGTCGATATCACCCATCCATTTCTGACATTGTCTCGGCAGCAAGTTGAGGCTCATATCGTGGTGTATATGACTCCTCAACAGGAGGAACATTTAAGAGCTGAAGGCCAAGTGAATTTTaatgcacaagatgatgatactGGTGAAATGTATGTGATGAAACTGAAATGGCGTGGAAGCTATTACAATCTCATTGGAAAATGGGGAAAAGTTGTCCGAGGGAAGGGACTTGAAGTTGGGCAGGAAATCAAACTTGGGTGGTTTAATGGCTGTTTGCACTTTTCAGTTCCGCAACAGCAGATTGTTACAGCGCCACCAATCCGAGCTGTTACAGCACATATGATGCAGGATCACTGGCCTATTAAGAAGGTATTGACACCTTCTGATGTGGATCCTAATCATCCTTTCCTTCCCTTGCCTCGCAAATCTGTTGAGGACCATATTCTCGTGCACTGGACTCCGGAAGAAAGAGATAGTTTGAGAAAGGTAGAGCAGGTATCCATAACTGCACGAGATTATGATACCGGTGATGCTCATGACATGAAATTGAAGTGGCGAGGAAATTATTATAATCTTATTGGAAAGTGGGCGAACATAATAAGGCATAAAGGGCTCGGTGTTGGCCAAGAGGTTAGAATACGATGGATGAATAACTGCTTATACTTCTCAGTTCCAGAGGAGCGTTATGTCCCAGCATCATCGGGACACAATATCTGGCCTGTTAAAAAAGCTCTCACATTGTCCGATGTGGATACCAATCATCCTTTCCTTACTCTTCCCGGTAAAGCAGTCGAAGACCATATTCTTTTCTATTGGACACCCCAAGCTCGAGAACAATTGAGGAACGAACATCAAGTTGGTATTAATGCTCGGGATGATGATACTGGTGATTTGTATGTGATGAAACTGAAATGGCGTGGAAGTTATTACAATCTAATTGGTAAATGGGGTAAAATCATTAGAGAGAAGGGGCTCCAGGTGGGGAGAGAGATCAGGGTACGCTGGGACAATGGCTGCTTGATCTTTTCTGTTCCTCAATGA
- the LOC142531041 gene encoding uncharacterized protein At4g06598-like yields the protein MANSKGPSSIRSVMYTGKNTLLPPKSPYPSISSGYTDYVPASATGPKAAPRPREGNAHHQRTSSESYLMEEQPSWLDELLNEPETPVRRGGHRRSSSDSFAYFDANNVGSMNYVAQNDNKTNNINLLSSRGSQEFDTYANARHGSFFVDLQPPGKTKNRGWNTPVSSILPPHGHASRDKILVPNAGLLNTSQDAEWNSPFLNESWDAVKPGIQDPKDFSEKNDSSQAKLPASETDTKRSKQQFAQRSRVRKLQYIAELERNVQALQAEGSGVSAELEFLNQQNLILSMENKALKQRLDSLAQEQLIKYMEHEVLEREVGRLRTLYQQQQQPKQQTPSSHRRANSRDLDQQFANLSLKYKEASAGRESG from the exons ATGGCAAACTCCAAAGGACCATCAAGCATTAGAAGTGTGATGTACACTGGAAAGAACACTTTATTACCTCCTAAAAGTCCGTATCCCAGCATATCCTCGGGGTACACCGACTACGTTCCCGCTTCTGCAACTGGTCCGAAAGCTGCTCCAAGGCCTAGAGAAGGAAATGCACACCATCAGCGAACCTCCTCTGAGAGTTATTTGATGGAGGAGCAACCTTCTTGGCTTGATGAACTCCTCAATGAACCAGAAACTCCCGTGCGGAGAGGAGGTCATCGTCGCTCATCAAGTGattcatttgcatattttgACGCAAATAATGTTGGAAGCATGAATTATGTCGCTCAAAATGATAATAAGACCAACAATATAAATCTGCTGTCTTCGCGGGGATCTCAAGAATTCGATACATACGCCAACGCACGGCATGGTTCTTTCTTTGTCGATCTCCAACCACCTGGTAAAACAAAGAATAGGGGATGGAATACACCCGTGAGTTCCATCCTGCCTCCTCATGGCCATGCTTCTAGGGACAAGATTCTTGTTCCAAATGCAGGTTTATTAAACACATCGCAAGATGCAGAGTGGAACTCACCCTTCTTGAATGAAAGCTGGGATGCTGTTAAACCTGGTATTCAAGATCCCAAAGATTTCTCTGAAAAAAATGACTCCTCTCAGGCCAAGCTTCCTGCTTCAGAAACAGACACAAAACGTTCGAAGCA GCAATTCGCTCAACGCTCACGGGTCCGGAAGCTTCAATACATAGCTGAACTTGAAAGAAATGTGCAAGCTCTACAG GCTGAAGGCTCTGGAGTTTCTGCGGAACTTGAATTCCTTAATCAACAGAATCTTATTCTGAGCATGGAGAATAAAGCACTGAAGCAACGATTAGATAGTTTAGCTCAGGAGCAGCTTATCAAATATA TGGAACATGAAGTATTGGAGAGAGAAGTCGGAAGGCTACGTACCTTGTATCAGCAACAACAGCAGCCAAAGCAGCAGACTCCTTCCAGCCATCGACGTGCTAACAGCAGAGATCTCGACCAACAATTTGCCAACCTTTCTCTAAAATACAAGGAAGCAAGTGCTGGTCGTGAGTCTGGATAG